From one Zhongshania sp. R06B22 genomic stretch:
- a CDS encoding ParB/RepB/Spo0J family partition protein → MVKKRGLGRGLDALLGASATPVAINPEVDLAQIDSANNAQPDSAAPATDGTLRNLPIEFMQRGRYQPRRDMQPEALEELANSIRSQGIMQPIVVRPIEGGRYEIIAGERRWRASQLAGLDSVPALIRDVADEAAAAMALIENLQREDLNPMEEALAMVRLQKEFELTHAEIAQLVGKSRTTITNLLRLTGLREEVQKLLENGDIEMGHARALLGVAQEQQSAAASMVVSKGLSVRQTEALVRRLAEDSIGDKPKKPNALDPDVKQLQETLSERLGSPVSIQHSAKGRGTLTIKYSNLDELDGILNHIK, encoded by the coding sequence ATGGTTAAAAAAAGAGGATTGGGGCGCGGCCTCGACGCACTGCTTGGGGCTTCAGCGACACCGGTAGCGATAAATCCGGAAGTAGATCTCGCTCAAATTGATAGCGCAAATAATGCTCAGCCTGATTCTGCAGCGCCAGCGACCGATGGAACCCTGCGTAATTTACCAATAGAGTTTATGCAGCGTGGGCGCTATCAACCGCGCCGCGATATGCAACCAGAAGCGCTGGAAGAACTCGCTAATTCAATACGCTCACAAGGCATTATGCAGCCGATAGTGGTCCGCCCGATTGAGGGTGGTCGCTATGAAATTATTGCCGGCGAACGTCGCTGGCGCGCATCTCAGTTGGCCGGCTTAGACTCAGTGCCGGCACTGATTCGGGACGTTGCAGATGAAGCTGCGGCGGCTATGGCACTAATTGAAAATTTGCAGCGTGAAGACTTAAACCCCATGGAAGAAGCACTAGCCATGGTGCGTCTGCAAAAAGAATTTGAGTTAACCCATGCTGAAATAGCTCAATTAGTGGGTAAATCCCGCACCACCATCACTAATTTATTGCGTCTTACTGGGCTTCGAGAAGAAGTCCAAAAATTATTGGAAAATGGCGATATTGAAATGGGGCACGCCCGCGCACTGCTAGGTGTGGCCCAAGAACAGCAATCTGCAGCGGCATCCATGGTTGTTAGCAAAGGCTTATCAGTGCGACAAACTGAAGCCTTGGTGAGACGGCTAGCGGAAGACAGTATTGGCGATAAACCGAAAAAGCCGAATGCCCTTGATCCCGATGTAAAACAATTACAGGAAACATTGTCCGAGCGTTTGGGTTCGCCAGTCTCAATCCAGCACAGTGCAAAAGGGCGCGGCACCCTAACAATCAAATATAGTAATCTCGATGAACTCGATGGCATCCTTAACCATATAAAATAG
- a CDS encoding ATP synthase subunit I yields the protein MTAGKERGDPRAVHKISTPPILKIYGFQCALVLLASAILFPLDKVMAYSSVIGGMISVVPNAYFARQVFRYAGAAFAREVARSFYRGESGKFVLTLALFAATFALVQPLQVFVLFMTYLSVMLLNAVILARYALPGNRI from the coding sequence ATGACAGCAGGAAAAGAGCGGGGAGATCCGCGGGCTGTTCATAAAATATCAACGCCACCGATACTGAAAATATACGGTTTTCAATGCGCGCTTGTGCTACTAGCCAGTGCCATACTGTTTCCCCTGGATAAGGTCATGGCCTATTCCTCAGTCATCGGGGGAATGATTTCCGTAGTGCCGAATGCGTATTTCGCGCGCCAAGTGTTTCGTTACGCTGGTGCTGCTTTTGCTCGGGAAGTCGCTCGGTCATTTTACCGAGGTGAATCCGGAAAATTTGTGTTAACGCTGGCTTTATTTGCTGCCACGTTTGCACTGGTTCAGCCCTTACAGGTATTTGTCCTATTCATGACATACCTAAGCGTTATGCTGCTGAATGCTGTAATACTTGCCCGCTATGCTTTACCGGGCAACAGAATTTAA
- the atpA gene encoding F0F1 ATP synthase subunit alpha produces MQQLNPSEISDIIKQRIDNLDVSAQAQNEGTVVSVSDGIVRIHGLTDVMYGEMIEFEGGRFGMALNLERDSVGAVVLGDYLGIAEGQTCKCTSRILEVPVGPELLGRVVDALGNPIDGKGPINAKITDAIEKVAPGVIWRKSVDQPVQIGLKAVDAMVPIGRGQRELIIGDRQIGKTAIAIDAIINQKTSGIKCVYVAIGQKASSIAAVVRKLEEHGAMDHTVVVAATASDPASMQFIAPFTGCTIGEYYRDRGEDALIIYDDLTKQAWAYRQISLLLRRPPGREAYPGDVFYLHSRLLERAARVSEAYVEKYTNGEVKGKTGSLTALPVIETQAGDVSAFVPTNVISITDGQIFVETDMFNSGIRPAMNAGVSVSRVGGAAQTKIIKKLSGGIRTALAQYRELAAFSQFASDLDEATKAQLSNGERVTELMKQKQYSPLSIAEMGLSLYCANEGHLKNVEVAKVLDFESAILSFANSEYAGVMKDINESGSWNAELEGKFKELVEKFKSTQTW; encoded by the coding sequence ATGCAGCAACTGAATCCATCCGAGATTAGCGATATTATCAAACAGCGCATCGACAATTTAGATGTGTCTGCTCAAGCCCAGAATGAGGGCACGGTAGTATCCGTATCTGACGGTATCGTACGTATCCACGGTTTAACCGACGTGATGTACGGTGAAATGATAGAGTTTGAAGGTGGCCGTTTTGGTATGGCCCTTAACCTTGAGCGCGATTCTGTAGGTGCCGTTGTATTAGGTGACTACCTTGGAATAGCTGAAGGTCAGACTTGTAAATGTACAAGTCGTATCTTAGAAGTACCCGTTGGTCCGGAATTGCTTGGTCGCGTTGTTGACGCACTGGGTAATCCTATCGATGGCAAGGGCCCTATTAACGCGAAGATAACCGACGCAATTGAAAAAGTTGCTCCCGGCGTAATTTGGCGTAAATCGGTAGACCAGCCTGTGCAGATCGGCTTGAAAGCCGTTGACGCGATGGTGCCAATTGGTCGTGGTCAGCGCGAGCTTATCATCGGTGACCGCCAAATCGGTAAAACCGCAATTGCGATCGATGCCATCATTAACCAGAAAACTTCTGGTATTAAATGTGTGTATGTCGCTATCGGTCAGAAAGCGTCTTCTATCGCAGCGGTTGTGCGGAAATTAGAAGAACACGGCGCTATGGACCACACTGTTGTGGTTGCAGCTACTGCGTCTGACCCAGCGTCTATGCAGTTCATCGCACCGTTCACCGGCTGTACTATTGGTGAGTACTACCGTGATCGCGGCGAAGATGCACTTATCATCTATGATGATTTGACCAAGCAAGCTTGGGCCTACCGTCAAATTTCTTTGTTGCTACGTCGCCCACCGGGCCGCGAAGCTTACCCTGGCGATGTATTTTATCTCCACTCTCGTTTGCTAGAGCGCGCAGCCCGCGTTTCAGAAGCCTACGTTGAAAAATACACCAACGGTGAAGTAAAAGGTAAAACGGGTTCATTAACGGCTCTGCCAGTTATTGAGACCCAAGCAGGTGACGTATCGGCTTTCGTACCGACTAACGTTATCTCTATTACTGATGGTCAGATCTTTGTCGAAACCGATATGTTTAACTCCGGTATTCGCCCAGCAATGAACGCGGGTGTATCAGTATCCCGAGTTGGTGGTGCGGCACAGACTAAGATTATTAAGAAATTGTCTGGTGGTATTCGTACCGCACTGGCTCAGTATCGTGAATTGGCTGCGTTTTCGCAGTTCGCCTCTGATCTTGATGAAGCGACTAAAGCTCAGCTCTCAAATGGTGAGCGCGTTACCGAGTTGATGAAGCAGAAACAGTACAGCCCCCTCAGCATTGCTGAAATGGGTCTGTCTTTGTACTGTGCTAACGAAGGTCACTTGAAAAACGTTGAAGTTGCTAAGGTTCTAGATTTTGAATCAGCAATTCTATCTTTCGCCAATAGCGAATACGCTGGGGTTATGAAAGACATCAACGAAAGCGGTAGCTGGAACGCGGAACTGGAAGGCAAGTTCAAAGAACTCGTTGAAAAGTTCAAGTCAACTCAGACTTGGTAA
- a CDS encoding F0F1 ATP synthase subunit delta → MAELSTTARPYAKAAFEHALAASSLGEWSVMLATAAAVAQQAEVKKFLSSPAMTTEQQAQMFIDVCADTFNAGGKNFIKILAENKRLELLSTISELFEAQKSIQERTVDVELTTAFALDSESEKRLVEVLGKKLAREVNVHTTIDPLLLGGVIVKAGDLVIDGSVRGRLAKLAEALNS, encoded by the coding sequence ATGGCGGAATTAAGCACAACAGCTAGACCCTATGCTAAAGCGGCTTTCGAGCACGCTTTGGCGGCATCGTCGTTAGGCGAATGGTCTGTCATGCTGGCAACAGCAGCAGCCGTCGCCCAACAAGCGGAAGTGAAGAAATTTCTAAGCTCTCCGGCGATGACAACCGAACAGCAAGCCCAGATGTTTATAGATGTCTGCGCTGATACGTTTAATGCTGGCGGCAAAAATTTCATCAAGATTCTCGCAGAAAATAAGCGCTTGGAGTTACTTTCTACCATTAGCGAATTGTTTGAAGCGCAAAAGTCCATCCAAGAACGCACAGTGGATGTGGAACTGACGACAGCGTTCGCGCTGGACTCAGAGTCTGAGAAACGTCTTGTTGAAGTTTTAGGCAAAAAATTGGCACGCGAAGTCAACGTTCACACAACCATCGACCCTTTGTTACTAGGTGGTGTCATTGTGAAGGCCGGTGACTTGGTCATAGATGGCTCGGTGCGCGGTCGCTTAGCGAAACTCGCTGAAGCATTAAATTCCTGA
- the atpE gene encoding F0F1 ATP synthase subunit C, with translation MGLALIAVALMIGFGALGTAIGFAILGGKLLEGSARQPELAPMLQGKMFLIAGLLDAVPMIGVGIAMYVLFVVVPGLPV, from the coding sequence ATGGGTTTAGCACTGATCGCTGTTGCATTGATGATTGGTTTTGGCGCACTGGGAACTGCAATTGGTTTTGCAATCCTGGGCGGTAAGTTGCTGGAAGGTTCAGCACGTCAGCCAGAATTAGCACCAATGTTGCAAGGTAAAATGTTCCTTATCGCTGGTCTGCTTGATGCAGTTCCAATGATTGGCGTTGGTATTGCAATGTACGTTCTGTTTGTTGTTGTTCCAGGTCTGCCAGTTTAA
- a CDS encoding F0F1 ATP synthase subunit epsilon → MAMTIHCDIVSAEAELFSGRAKLIVANGTQGDLGVTYGHAPLLTSLEPGPIRIVQDNGEEIIFYVSGGFLEVQPNVVSILADTAIRAGDLDEAAAMEAQKHAQQAMLDQSGDIDYSRAAAQLAAASAQLRTLQQIRKSLSK, encoded by the coding sequence ATGGCTATGACTATTCATTGTGACATCGTGAGTGCAGAAGCAGAGTTGTTCTCTGGTCGTGCCAAGCTGATTGTTGCCAACGGTACTCAGGGTGACCTGGGTGTGACCTATGGTCACGCGCCGTTGCTAACGTCCTTGGAGCCCGGTCCAATACGTATCGTTCAAGATAACGGCGAAGAGATTATTTTCTACGTCTCTGGCGGATTTCTGGAAGTACAGCCCAATGTGGTGAGTATTCTTGCAGATACTGCTATCCGTGCTGGTGACCTCGACGAGGCAGCAGCAATGGAAGCTCAGAAACATGCACAACAAGCGATGCTAGATCAGAGTGGGGATATCGACTACTCACGCGCTGCTGCTCAATTGGCAGCGGCATCGGCTCAGCTCCGGACCTTACAGCAAATTCGTAAGTCACTGAGTAAATAG
- the atpB gene encoding F0F1 ATP synthase subunit A: protein MAGESQSTVGYIQHHLTNLTYGKLPAGYERLDDEGHVHEVLTQDIWTIAHSGAEASDMGFMAIHVDSMLWSIGLGFLFLLIFARIAKRAHSGVPRGAQNLLEMIVGFIDQTVKDGFHHKNAMIAPMALTIFTWIILMNAMDLVPVDWIPMFMAWVTGDPHFFFKVVPTTDPNVTLGMGFTVFGLMVYFTIAKKGFMGFVKELTLHPFHSPKWYVNILLVPINFALEAISWISKPISLGLRLFGNMYAGEMIFILIATMFGAGLVLGIFAGVLQWAWAVFHILVITLQAFVFMVLTIVYMATAHQIEEEDQFH from the coding sequence ATGGCAGGTGAATCGCAATCCACCGTTGGTTATATCCAGCATCATCTTACTAATTTGACCTATGGCAAATTGCCAGCGGGCTATGAACGCCTTGACGACGAAGGTCACGTTCATGAAGTGCTAACACAAGACATATGGACCATCGCCCACAGTGGTGCGGAAGCATCAGATATGGGGTTTATGGCTATCCATGTCGATTCCATGTTGTGGTCTATTGGTCTCGGCTTTTTGTTTCTATTAATTTTTGCTCGCATCGCAAAGCGCGCCCATAGCGGTGTTCCACGCGGCGCTCAAAATTTATTAGAAATGATAGTTGGTTTTATTGATCAGACTGTTAAAGATGGATTCCACCATAAAAATGCCATGATAGCGCCTATGGCACTAACCATTTTCACATGGATTATTCTCATGAATGCCATGGATTTGGTTCCGGTTGATTGGATACCCATGTTTATGGCTTGGGTAACAGGCGACCCGCACTTCTTCTTTAAAGTGGTACCAACAACTGATCCAAATGTAACCTTGGGTATGGGTTTCACTGTCTTTGGATTGATGGTCTACTTCACCATTGCCAAAAAAGGCTTCATGGGCTTTGTTAAAGAGTTAACACTGCATCCTTTCCATAGCCCAAAATGGTACGTCAATATTTTACTAGTGCCGATTAACTTTGCACTGGAAGCCATATCTTGGATTTCTAAGCCAATCTCTCTAGGCTTGCGCTTATTCGGCAATATGTATGCCGGTGAAATGATATTTATCTTGATTGCGACGATGTTTGGTGCCGGTTTGGTACTTGGTATATTCGCTGGTGTGTTGCAGTGGGCGTGGGCGGTATTCCACATTCTTGTTATCACACTACAAGCTTTCGTCTTTATGGTGTTGACCATTGTATATATGGCAACGGCGCACCAAATTGAAGAAGAAGACCAGTTTCACTGA
- the glmU gene encoding bifunctional UDP-N-acetylglucosamine diphosphorylase/glucosamine-1-phosphate N-acetyltransferase GlmU: MTLDVVILAAGQGSRMRSKLPKVLHKIAGKSMLMHVLEVAAQIGADNTHIVIGHGADIVKENIANHTVKWSLQAEQKGTGHAVAQALPAIENDAQVIILYGDVPLISAETLSTLLDDKAANALSLLTVKLADPNGYGRIIRDSEDQVVAIVEQKDASAQQLAVNEVNTGIMATSASNLKRWLPLLKSNNAQGEYYLTDIVAMAVADNIPIDVCHASHPMEVQGANNRLQLQQLERFYQQQAAIALMASGATLADATRIDIRGVLQTGEDVYIDVNCVFEGEVSLGDGVRIGPNCHIINSKVSRHCEVKSNSVIEGAVLAESCTIGPFARLRPGTVLARGVKIGNFVETKKANIGIDSKVSHLSYIGDAEIGRDVNIGAGTITCNYDGVNKFKTQIADGVFIGSNTALVAPVAVGKGATVGAGSTITGNIAEGELAVARAKQRNISSWKRPVKKPQD; encoded by the coding sequence ATGACATTAGACGTAGTGATTCTGGCCGCAGGCCAGGGAAGTCGTATGCGCTCCAAACTACCTAAAGTCCTGCATAAAATTGCCGGCAAAAGTATGCTTATGCACGTGCTTGAGGTGGCAGCGCAGATCGGCGCGGATAATACACATATTGTGATTGGTCACGGCGCAGATATCGTTAAAGAGAACATTGCCAACCACACAGTGAAGTGGTCGCTACAAGCAGAACAAAAAGGCACCGGTCACGCCGTTGCACAAGCGCTCCCAGCCATCGAAAATGACGCACAAGTTATTATTCTCTACGGCGATGTACCATTAATATCGGCAGAAACCCTAAGCACTCTATTAGACGATAAGGCCGCTAATGCCCTGTCTCTACTGACGGTAAAGTTGGCGGACCCAAACGGTTACGGCCGCATCATTCGAGATTCAGAAGACCAAGTTGTTGCGATTGTTGAACAGAAAGATGCCAGCGCTCAGCAGTTAGCGGTGAACGAAGTCAACACCGGTATTATGGCAACCTCAGCGAGCAACCTTAAGCGTTGGCTGCCTCTACTTAAATCAAACAATGCCCAAGGTGAATATTATCTAACGGATATCGTCGCCATGGCCGTGGCGGACAATATCCCCATAGACGTTTGTCACGCTAGCCACCCCATGGAAGTTCAGGGTGCCAATAATAGGTTGCAATTACAGCAGCTAGAGCGCTTCTATCAGCAGCAGGCAGCTATTGCACTTATGGCTAGTGGCGCAACCCTTGCTGATGCCACCCGTATCGACATTCGCGGTGTCTTACAAACGGGAGAAGACGTTTATATAGACGTCAATTGCGTATTTGAAGGCGAGGTCTCCCTAGGCGACGGCGTACGAATAGGCCCGAATTGTCATATTATCAATTCCAAAGTATCACGTCATTGCGAAGTAAAATCCAATTCGGTTATTGAAGGCGCTGTCTTGGCGGAGTCATGCACTATTGGCCCCTTTGCTCGTTTGCGCCCCGGCACAGTGTTAGCCAGAGGCGTAAAAATTGGTAATTTTGTGGAAACCAAGAAGGCGAATATCGGGATAGATAGTAAAGTCAGCCATTTAAGTTATATCGGCGACGCCGAAATAGGACGTGATGTAAATATTGGCGCTGGCACTATAACGTGCAACTATGATGGCGTTAATAAATTTAAGACTCAAATAGCGGACGGCGTTTTTATTGGCTCGAATACCGCGCTAGTAGCACCTGTTGCAGTGGGCAAGGGCGCGACGGTTGGCGCTGGCTCAACGATCACCGGAAATATTGCTGAAGGCGAATTAGCCGTTGCTCGCGCTAAACAAAGAAACATTAGTTCATGGAAGCGTCCCGTTAAAAAGCCTCAGGATTAA
- the atpG gene encoding F0F1 ATP synthase subunit gamma has product MAGAKEIRTQISSIKSTQKITSAMEMVAASKMRRAQDRMELGKPYSQRMRAVVGHIANANPEYRHQYMVEREVKRVGYIIVSTDRGLCGGLNTNVFKKAIKAMQAWSEENVEIDLCLLGSKAGAFFKSHGGNVVAARKDMGEAPSVADLIGSVKTMLDAYGEGKIDRLYLVGNEFVNTMTQSPFVSQLLPLEAEQDDSLKHHWDYLYEPNPEELLEGLLTRYVESQVYQTVVENGACEQAARMIAMKSATDNAGDIIDGLQLVYNKARQAAITQELSEIVSGAAAV; this is encoded by the coding sequence ATGGCAGGTGCAAAAGAGATACGCACCCAGATATCCAGCATCAAGAGCACGCAAAAGATCACTAGCGCCATGGAAATGGTTGCGGCGAGTAAAATGCGTAGAGCTCAAGATCGTATGGAATTGGGTAAACCCTATTCACAGCGCATGCGCGCAGTGGTGGGCCATATCGCCAATGCTAATCCAGAGTACCGTCATCAGTATATGGTTGAACGGGAAGTTAAGCGTGTCGGCTATATTATAGTTTCTACTGACCGCGGTCTGTGTGGTGGCTTGAATACCAATGTGTTCAAAAAAGCCATTAAAGCTATGCAAGCTTGGTCGGAAGAGAATGTAGAAATTGATTTGTGCTTATTAGGCAGTAAGGCCGGCGCATTTTTCAAGAGCCACGGCGGTAATGTGGTAGCAGCGAGAAAAGACATGGGTGAAGCGCCCAGCGTTGCGGACTTGATTGGTAGCGTTAAGACCATGCTTGATGCATACGGCGAAGGCAAAATTGATCGCCTGTATCTGGTTGGTAATGAGTTTGTTAATACCATGACTCAGAGCCCATTTGTAAGCCAGTTACTGCCTCTGGAAGCAGAGCAAGATGACAGCCTAAAGCATCACTGGGATTATCTTTACGAGCCCAACCCTGAAGAATTATTGGAAGGTTTGTTGACTCGCTATGTAGAGTCGCAGGTTTATCAGACAGTGGTTGAGAACGGTGCCTGTGAACAGGCTGCACGTATGATCGCGATGAAGAGCGCGACCGACAATGCTGGCGATATTATCGACGGTTTGCAGTTGGTTTATAACAAGGCGCGTCAGGCAGCGATTACCCAGGAACTGTCAGAAATCGTGAGTGGTGCGGCAGCAGTCTAG
- the atpD gene encoding F0F1 ATP synthase subunit beta translates to MSSGRIVQVIGAVIDVEFPRDAVPQIYDALLVTDSGLTLEVQQQLGDGVVRTIALGSSEGLRRGLDVSNTNDKILVPVGIETLGRIMDVLGNPIDECGPIGEKERMPIHRKAPAYEELAASSELLETGIKVIDLVCPFARGGKVGLFGGAGVGKTVNMMELINNIATEHSGLSVFAGVGERTREGNDFYHEMQEAGVVNVKEFSKSKVAMVYGQMNEPPGNRLRVALTGLTMAEKFRDEGRDVLLFVDNIYRYTLAGTEVSALLGRMPSAVGYQPTLAAEMGALQERITSTKSGSITSIQAVYVPADDLTDPAPATTFAHLDSTVTLSRDIASKGIYPAVDPLDSTSRQLDPLIIGVEHYEVARGVQMVLQRYKELKDIIAILGMDELSEEDKKTVERARKIERFLSQPFHVAEIFTGSPGKYVSLKDTIAGFKGILGGDYDHLPEQAFYMVGTIDEAIEKAAKL, encoded by the coding sequence ATGAGTAGCGGACGTATCGTACAAGTTATCGGCGCCGTTATCGACGTGGAATTTCCACGCGATGCGGTACCACAGATCTATGATGCACTGTTGGTTACTGACAGCGGTTTGACGCTGGAAGTGCAACAGCAATTAGGAGACGGCGTAGTTCGTACTATCGCTCTCGGTTCTTCTGAAGGATTGCGTCGTGGTCTAGATGTTAGCAATACCAACGACAAGATCTTGGTACCAGTGGGCATTGAAACCCTCGGTCGTATCATGGATGTACTTGGTAATCCTATCGATGAGTGTGGCCCTATTGGCGAAAAAGAGCGTATGCCAATTCACCGTAAGGCCCCTGCCTACGAAGAATTAGCTGCGTCATCTGAGCTGTTAGAAACGGGCATCAAGGTTATCGACCTTGTTTGTCCTTTCGCCCGTGGTGGTAAAGTTGGTCTATTCGGTGGTGCGGGTGTTGGTAAAACCGTAAACATGATGGAGCTGATCAACAACATCGCAACTGAGCACAGCGGTTTGTCCGTATTTGCTGGTGTAGGTGAGCGTACTCGTGAAGGTAATGACTTCTACCACGAAATGCAGGAAGCCGGCGTTGTAAACGTTAAGGAATTCAGCAAATCTAAAGTAGCAATGGTTTACGGTCAGATGAACGAGCCACCGGGTAACCGTTTGCGCGTAGCACTGACTGGTTTGACCATGGCGGAAAAATTCCGTGACGAAGGTCGTGACGTACTGTTATTTGTTGATAACATCTACCGTTATACTTTGGCTGGTACAGAAGTATCTGCACTATTGGGTCGTATGCCGTCAGCGGTAGGTTATCAGCCCACACTGGCTGCGGAGATGGGTGCGCTCCAAGAGCGTATCACCTCAACCAAAAGTGGTTCTATCACGTCGATCCAAGCTGTATATGTCCCCGCAGATGACTTGACTGACCCAGCGCCAGCAACCACCTTCGCTCACTTGGACTCAACCGTTACACTGAGCCGAGATATTGCTTCTAAAGGTATTTACCCAGCGGTAGATCCTTTGGATTCCACCTCACGTCAGTTGGATCCACTGATCATCGGTGTTGAGCACTATGAAGTCGCTCGTGGTGTACAGATGGTATTACAGCGTTATAAAGAGCTGAAAGATATCATCGCCATCCTAGGCATGGATGAACTGTCTGAAGAAGATAAAAAGACAGTTGAACGCGCACGTAAAATTGAGCGTTTCTTGTCACAGCCTTTCCATGTTGCTGAAATCTTCACCGGCAGCCCAGGTAAGTATGTATCTTTGAAAGATACTATTGCTGGTTTTAAAGGCATTCTCGGCGGTGATTACGATCATCTTCCAGAGCAGGCTTTCTACATGGTTGGTACTATCGACGAAGCAATCGAGAAAGCGGCTAAACTGTAA
- a CDS encoding F0F1 ATP synthase subunit B has translation MNINLTLIGQSISFLFFVWFSYKFVWGAIRTAMDEREKQIADGLDAADRAGRDLELAQEKATKHLREAKVEASGIIDAANKRASQIVEEAKDVARAEGERLKAAAEAQIEQDVNRAKEHLRSQVSKLALVGAEKVLEASIDESIHKDMVDKLAAGL, from the coding sequence GTGAATATTAATCTCACACTGATTGGACAATCGATCAGCTTTCTGTTCTTTGTGTGGTTCTCCTACAAGTTTGTTTGGGGTGCTATTCGCACAGCGATGGATGAGCGTGAAAAGCAAATCGCTGACGGCCTGGACGCTGCAGATCGCGCCGGTCGTGATCTTGAGCTCGCTCAAGAAAAAGCGACTAAGCATTTGCGCGAAGCTAAAGTAGAAGCATCAGGCATTATTGATGCAGCTAACAAGCGCGCTAGCCAGATTGTTGAAGAAGCAAAAGACGTAGCACGAGCTGAGGGCGAACGCCTTAAAGCGGCTGCTGAAGCACAGATTGAGCAAGACGTGAATCGCGCGAAAGAACACCTGCGTTCACAAGTTTCAAAACTGGCTTTGGTTGGCGCTGAGAAAGTGCTTGAAGCATCTATCGATGAGTCTATCCATAAAGACATGGTCGACAAGCTGGCCGCAGGCCTTTAA